The Proteus terrae subsp. cibarius genome contains the following window.
CTTAGGGCGTGCGTTAGTCAGCGCACCAAGAGTGCTGTTTTTAGATGAACCAACAAACCACCTTGATATTGAAACGATCCTTTGGCTTGAGAAATTTTTAAAAGATTTCCAAGGAAGTATCGTATTTATTTCCCATGACCGTTCATTTATCCGTAATATGGCAACGCGTATTATCGATCTTGATCGAGGAAAACTTTCTTCATGGCCAGGAAATTACGATAAGTATCTTGAAAGCAAAGAAGAAGCATTGCGTGTTGAAGAGCAACAAAATGCAGAGTTTGATCGTAAATTAGCGCAAGAAGAAGCGTGGATACGCCAAGGTATCAAAGCACGGCGTACTCGTAACGAAGGCCGTGTACGTGCTCTAAAAGCATTACGTGTTGAACGTAGTGAACGCCGTGAAGTGTTAGGCAGTGCACGTATGCAAGTCGAAGAAGCTACGCGTTCTGGTAAAATCGTATTCGAGTTAGAAGATGTTAATTATAGTATTGGAACCCGCAAGTTAGTTCGTGATTTTTCTGCCAAAGTACAACGTGGCGATAAAATTGCGCTGGTGGGGCCGAATGGTTGCGGTAAAACCACTTTATTGAAACTTATGCTAGGTGATTTAAAAGCAGACAGCGGGCGAGTTCATTGTGGTACTAAGCTTGAAGTCGCTTACTTTGATCAGCACCGTGCAGCACTTGATCCAGATAAAACTGTGATGGACAATCTTGCTGAAGGTAAGCAAGAAGTAATGGTAAATGGTCGTCCTCGTCATGTACTTGGTTATTTGCAAGACTTTTTATTCCCACCTAAACGTGCAATGACACCTGTTCGCGCACTTTCAGGAGGTGAAAGAAACCGTCTATTGCTAGCGCGTTTATTCTTAAAACCAAGTAACTTACTTATTCTCGATGAGCCAACTAATGATCTCGATGTTGAAACATTGGAATTGCTAGAAGAACTCGTTGATGCTTACCAAGGCACTGTTTTACTGGTTAGCCATGACCGTGAATTTGTTGATAATAGTGTTACTGAGTGTTGGATCTTTGAAGGTGATGGTGTTATTAACAGCTATGTTGGTGGATATTTTGATGCTCAGCAACAAAGAGCACAGTCGGTTTCACTAAAGAGTGAGGCAAAAAAATCACGTAACGCACCAGAAAAAGCTGAAAAAGAAGCAAAAGCGAAAGATAGCTCTAAAAAGAACACTCGCACTAACAAGTTAAGTTATCATTTGACGCGAGAACTGGAGCAACTTCCTGCAAAATTAGAAAGCTTGGAAACGGAGTTAAGTGCGTTACAAGAAGAAGTGAGTGGGGCGGATTTCTTTACGCGTCCTCATGAAGAGACAGAAAAAGTTTTAAAGGCGCTTGCAGATAAAGAACAAGAGCTTGAAACTGCTTTTGATAGATGGCAAGAGCTAGAATTGATGCAAAACGGCGAATAGCCAACCGAAAACGGGGCATCACGCCCCGTTTTATTTTGTGGAACAAATATTCTTTTATTGATTATTCTAAATAAGAGGTGTCGCAGTGTGCTCTGGTCAACAACATCGTCATGAACATAAACATGAGCAAATATTATGTCCTCAGTGCGATCTGGTGGTCAGTGTTCCTCAATTGGTGCAAGGAACAAAAGCAACATGCCCTCGTTGCCATACCGTATTAACTGCACGTTGGCGTCAGCCTTTTTATCAACCTGTTGCATTAGCTATCAGTGCATTATTTATGCTGTTAATGGCAAGTCAGTTTACCTTCGTGAGCATGGAAGTTGCTGGTATCGCTAACAATGTTACATTGATGCAAATCCCAACAGTTATGTTCAGTGAAAATTACGTCGAATTAGGTGCATTTTTCCTACTATTTGTCCAAATTGTGCCTGCTTTTTGTATGGTAGCAATCTTACTTCTTTGTACACCTATTCAATTACCTAGAAAGCTACAAATTTGGTTATCACGTATTTTATTCCAATTAAAATCGTGGTGTATGGCAGAGATTTTTCTTGCAGGAATTTTAGTTAGCTTTGTGAAATTAATGGCTTATGGTGATATTGGGCTAGGACTTAGTTTCCTGCCTTATGTGCTTTATTGCTTATTTCAAATTCGAGCATTCCAGTGTCTTGATAGACATACTTTATGGGAAAAATTAGAACCTCGTCCAAGTTATCCTGATATTGAATCAGGTAAATCTGGGTTAAAACAAGGGGTTAGATTATGCCGTTCATGTACGGCAATTTTACCTGCAGATCAATACGAATGTAGCCGTTGTGAAGTGAAAGGACATGCAAGAAGACCTAAAAGTTTACAATGGACGGTCTCTTTGTTGATTACGTCATTAATTCTTTATATCCCCGCTAATTTATTACCCATTATGGTCACTGAATCTTTAGGTAATAACATTTATTCAACCATTATGGCTGGGGTTATTTTGTTATGGGAAGATGGCTCTTATCCTGTCGCAATGGTGATATTTATTGCCAGTATTATGGTACCCAGTTTAAAAATGGTCGCTATTGCTTGGTTATGTTGGGATGCACATAAATCTAATGGGAAAAGAGATCCTGCTAGAATGCATTTTCTCTATGAAGTTGTTGAATATGTAGGGCGTTGGTCGATGATTGACGTCTTCGTAATTGCTGTTTTAGCTTCATTAGTCAGAATGGGACGTCTGATGAGCATCTATCCTGATTTTGGAGTGGTGCTATTTGCATTGGTAGTAGTGTTAACTATGTTCTCTGCAATGATGTTTGATCCTCGGTTGACGTGGGATAAGTGTACAACCGATGATGATAAACCCACGATTAAGGAGCCTAAGGGTGACTGAAAAGAATAAAACTGCTTTAACTGAAGCAAAAATTAACAAGCTAAAAAGCTGGTCTCCAGTTTGGATCATACCACTTGTCACCTTACTGATTGGTGCGTGGATACTTTATTATCATTTCAGCCATCAAGGTCCAGAAGTTACATTAATTACCTATAATGCAGATGGCATTGAAGCGGGTAAAACCAAAATTAAAAGTCGCAGTGTAGATATTGGTCTAGTTGAAAGTGTCACGCTCGATAGTAATTTTAGTCGCGTTATTATTAAGGCTCGTCTTGATAATGAGATGAAAGAATTATTACGCGCAGATACAGCATTTTGGGTTGTAAAACCTCAAGTCGGTAAAGAGGGAGTAACGGGATTAGGCACTTTACTTTCCGGTGCATATATAGAGTTACAACCAGGGTTAAAAGGTAAAGAAGAAAATGAATTTAATCTTCTCGACTCGCCACCGTTAGCTTCTCCAGATGCAAAAGGTATTCGCATTAATTTAGTTAGTGAAAGAGCCGGCCAATTAAATGCGGGTGATCCGGTTTTATTTAGAGGTTATCAAGTTGGCTCTGTTGAAACGAGCGAATTCAATATTGATAAACGAGACATGCATTATCAACTCTTTATCAAAGCACCTTATGACAAAATGGTGACATCAAATGTTCGGTTCTGGAAAGACTCTGGCATCGCTTTTGATATGTCTTCATCGGGTGTTCGTGTTGAGATGGCATCTCTTTCTACACTTTTTAGTGGTGGCGTGAGTTTTGATGTTCCCGCAGGATGGGGACCAGGTGATCCTATCGCACCTAAAACAGAATTTAAGCTTTACGATAATGAAAAGAGTATTCAAAATTCGTTATATACAGATTATCGTAGTTACATTATGTTCTTCTCTGATTCTGTAAGAGGATTACAAGCTGGAGCTCCAGTAGAATTCCGAGGAATTCGTATGGGAACGGTTGTTCAAGTGCCTTATTACACTAAAGGTATGCAACAATCGCTTGATAAAGATTTCCGCATTCCCGTACTTATTCATGTTGAACCAGAGCGTTTTGCTAATGATGTCGGTGAAAGTTTTGATTTTGTCAAAGAAATAGCCAATGCTTCTAACAATGGATTAAGAGCATCATTAAAATCAGGTAACCTTTTAACAGGGGCACTCTATATTGACCTTGATTTCTACCCTGATGAAATGCAATGGAAAGGCCCTCAAGACGTTGCTGGCTACCAACAAATTCCGACTGTCAGTTCTGGTTTAGCGCAAATTCAGCAAAAAGTGATGACATCACTGGACAAGATCAACAATCTTCCTGTTGAACCAATGCTTAAAGAGATGACAGCAACATTATCTGAAAGCCAAAAAGCCGTCAGTGAAGCTAAGGAAACACTGAAGTCATTGAATGCCATGATTGGTAGTGATGAATTTAGAAATCTTCCTAATGATATTCAGCAGTCATTGAAAGAGATTAATCGTAGTATGCAAGGCTTCCAGCCGGGTTCTCCTGCTTATGGAAAAATGATTGATAATATGCAACAGCTTGATCAAGTGTTAAGAGAGATGCAGCCTTTATTGAAAACATTGAACAATAAGAGCAACGCATTGATTTTCGAAGCGAAGGAAGGTAAAGATCCAGAACCAAAGAGGGCTGAAAAATGATGAAATACATCATTGGTATATTTGTGTTGATGTTAACGGCATGTTCAAGTCAGACTAATAAAACGTATTATCAGTTGCCAGATGTTTATCAAGGTGGCGTATCAGAACATGTCTCGGTAACACAGTCAGCTAAGAAGCCTCAAATTTGGGTTCAGCCGATCCGTTTATCTAATATGCTAGTCAATGCTGGAATTGTTTATCAAACGACGGATATTAACTATACCGTGGCTAATCAGCACCTATGGATCAATCCACTTGATCAGCAATTACAACAGAACCTTATTTCAGGTTTAACAAAAGCATTGCCAGATACCGTTGTTGCTAACCAACCTGTTGAAGATAATTTGGCGAAGCTAACGGTTACCGTTAATTATTTCCAAGGCCGTTATGATGGACAGGTAATTATTTCTGGTGACTGGATTTATACTGAGAACAATAAAGTGATTAATCAGCCATTCTCTTTAGTTTTAACGCAAACAGAAGATGGTTATCCAGCTTTAGTGCGTACATTAGGACAGGGATGGGAGCAAGTTGTTTCTGATATAGCGAAAGCAATTCAAGCTCAATATTAATCAGCTTAGTATCTATTGGTTTAAGTTTTCGTTTATTGAAACCCAATATTCTCTTAAATAGTATTTAAATTGAATATTGGGTTTTGTTTATTAAAAAAACAAAGGGAAGAACATGTTAAAAATCCTCAAAAAGAAATATCCTACGGCGATCAGTTGGTCATTTGGTGATAATGCGCAGTTAGCGGATGAGCTGGCTATGCTGGTGGTAGAAGGAAAAAAAACGGCAACGTGTAGTTCATTAAATGGCTTTTTTAGTGACAGCGTTATTCCTGTTATTGGGGGCTTTAACATTATTCTAAACAGTCAAAATGAACCTGTTTGCGTTATTCGCACACGTTCTTTACAGTTAATCCGTTTTGACGAAGTCACCGAAGAATTGGCTAAGAGAGAAGGTGAAGGGGATTTAAGTTTGGCGCATTGGCAGGAAGGGCACAAAGAATTTTTTAGTCGGGAGGGGACTTTTTCTGAAGATATGGAGTTGGTATTTGAAGAGTTTGAATTAATAGAAGTATGTAAGAGGTGTTAATAGCCTCTTTTATTTTCAACAATAGCTAATTCCTTAATAAAACAAAGGTAATTAAAAAGAGTTTTCTACAAGAAAATAAAAATAGAGCAAAAAGTTATATTTATAAAATAAGTCTCATATTGACATAAATTTAAATAAAAATATCATTTTTTCTTATTTAATTTATTGGTTTCGTAAGATAAACCTAAAAAGGTTATTTTTCATTTGATTTTTTTTGTTAAATATCAATTAGCTATGTTCACACATAATATAGCTCATTAAAAGAACTAGCTAATACTTCAATTGAAACATTAAACAAAATAAATGATAACAATAGTTATCAAACTTACTGTTGGCTCAACATCACAAATATGACATTTGTATTAACTTCTTTACTTGCTTAAATGCTCAATAAAGCGTATCAATTTATAGTGATTGTTGAAAAAACAATCATTATCTTTCCGCTTAAACTTAGAACGTGAGGGTTGTCTAGATATGAAAAGACAGAAACGAGATCGTTTAGCAAGAGCATTATCGAAAGGTTATCAAGCTGGTATGCAAGGTCGTTCAAAAGAACTTTGCCCTTATTTCGCCATTGATGCGCGTTCACATTGGCTTGGAGGCTGGCGACAGGCCATGGAAGATCGCCCGAGTCTGGTAAAATAAATAACCCGTCGTAGTGAAATAGATAATAGCTTATTTTTAGTTCTATTAAATATTATCACTAAGATTTTACCGACAATCAAAACGAGGGTTATTTATATACATTCCTATGTACACATTGAGCATAGGACAATTTGAGTATAAATAACAAACAATCAATTTGGATATAAAAAGGCTTACATATTTTGTAAGCCTTTTTACGTTATATTATTACTTTTTGAATTTTGTTTCATGAAAACTTTTGCGTAAGCGAAAACCATAAATAGTAAGAATTCTATACTTATGTTTTATAACCAATTGATTTGTTATAAAGGGAAAATAGACTATTGGAATAGATAAAAAATACCGTGTACTTTATATTACACGGTATTTTTATAATGAACTTTTGAAATTATCGATCTTAGAATGCTGTAGTATCTTTAAATAAGCCAACTTTCAAATCTTTTGCTTCATAAATTAGCTTACCATCAACATACACTTCACCATCGGCGATACCCATAATCAGTTTACGATTGATAACACGTTTGAAATCAATTTTATAGGTAACTTTTTTTGCTGTTGGTAATATTTGTCCGGTGAATTTAACTTCACCAACACCAAGCGCACGGCCTTTACCTTCACCACCAAGCCAGCCAAGATAGAAGCCAACAAGTTGCCACATGGCATCTAGGCCTAAGCAACCTGGCATAACAGGATCATTGACGAAGTGGCAATCAAAGAACCATAAATCTGGCTTGATATCGAATTCTGCTTCGATAAAGCCTTTATTATGGGTGCCGCCATCTTCTGTCATTTTAATGATGCGATCCATCATTAGCATATTACCAGATGGCAGTGGTGGGCCATCTTGGCCAAATAATTCACCACGGCCTGAAGCAATGAGGTCTTCTTTAGAATAAGATTCGCGTTTATCAACCATTGTCTATATAGCCTTTATCAAGTGTAAGACAACAGAATAGCTTACACTTGTACGCTGAACAACTCCGATCACTTGAAACAGAATTATCTGAATAGACGTAAGAACCAAGGTAATTTAGGTCTATCCTGATTATTTGCGAGTGTTATACGATCATGAATAACAGCTAACAAGTGTGAGTCTGATTGTTCTGGTTCACATTGCTCTTCATAATATGGCTGACGAGTCAGTAGCGTTATTGCTTCTGCTACATGAGTGACAGGCCAAATATGAAATTTCTCTTCTTTTACTGCTTGCTGCACATTTTCGCTAAGTACAAGATGACGAATATTAGCAAGAGGAATAATCACGCCTTGCGCACCGGTTAACCCTCTTTGTTGGCAGATATCAAAGAAGCCTTCGATTTTCTGGTTTACGCCACCAATCGGTTGAACTTGACCAAATTGATCGACTGCACCTGTAACGGCAATTTGCTGATCGATAGGTTGTTGTGCCAGCGTGCTAATAAATGCACATAATTCAGCCAAAGAGGCGCTATCACCATCAACTTCGCCATATGATTGTTCAAAAACAATCGAGGTACTAAATGGTTGTGGTTGGTCTAAACGTAATTCTGAGTTCAAGTAAGCTTGCATAATCATCATTCCTTTAGCATGAAGATTGCCACCAAGCTCAGCTTTTCGCTCAACATCCGTAAATTCACCATCACCTATATGTGCAACGCAGGTAATGCGAGTTGGTTCTCCGATTAAATCAGGATATCCCGGGTAATCTAAGACAGAAAGTCCATTGATTTGGCCTACAGCTTCACCTTCTGTTTGTATCATGACTTGGTCTTGTAAAATCTCATCACGACTACGCTCTAACAAATAACTGTGTCGCCATAGGCGATTTTCTTCTGCTTTTTTTAATGCATCAGCAGTTAGATAAGCCTCATGATTAAAACGTATTGCATAACGGAGCTGGCGTAAAAGCCACTCTAAATCTAAGCTCAGTATTAGCTGATCTTCATGTTGTCTTGCGGCTTGTGTTAGCAAGACTTCCCAAGCATCCGCAGATAGAGAAGGGAGTCGATATTTTTGGCACAGTGAATTTACAAAGCCACACCATTGGGCAAGTGCTGTTTCGTCTTCTAAATACATGTCGTATTCATATTCACCATATAAAGCAGTGCTACTTAGCTCAGGCTCCATAAATTCAAGCTCTTCAAGGCTTAGCCTATCACCAACTAAAATCACACGAAGATTGAGTGGCATACTTTCAATAGGTAAAGGTAGAGACTGATTGTCATTCCAGACAAGCCATTCAAAACGCTGCTCTTCAACCATTTTTTTAAGGCGAAACCACATTAGTGGTTGTGCGAGTAAAGACTTTATAGAGAGGACTAAAATGCCTCCATTTACTTTATGCAATAAGCCTGGGCTAAGAGTAACTTCGTCTTTATGGCAATAGAATGAACCAAAGAGTTGTTCTGGTTCTATCCATTGGCAACAAGTAATAGATTCTGATGATGAAAATGCGCCGAGTACATTTTCTTGCCAATTGATTTTATTGGTTTCTGCTTGATAACTGCCAATGATAGGATCAGCTTTGATCCCTGATTGCGTTAATGTGTCTGTCAACATATCAAAGTAAGCAGCAGAATCATCCACTTTTAACAGCATAAACTGCCCTGAATCTGCATTGTTTAACCATTGCAGGCTTTCATACAAGCGAGGTTGAACCTCACGAAGTAGAGATGCAGGTAATTGAGATGCTGTTTGAAAGAAAGTTTGGTAGGAGGCGTAATCAGGACGTAACGCCTGCCATTCTAATTCGTTGTTTTTCAAGGTTACCGTTTTTATTATTGATTAGTGAAAAGAGATAATTAGATATCGTATAAGTTGATATCTATCCTGCAATAAGACGGTTCTTTAACTGTCATCAACTGCATAGGCAGGGAATATGTATCGCTACGACCTTATAAACACGAGCTAATAAGTGGTCATTAAGGTTTTATGATAGCGACGCTCGATTCTATCATAACGTGCTCAGAAAACTATCCCTTATCAAGGCTTGTTATTAATTGATAAGCAAGATTATCTAAAATAACTTCGCTTATAAAATAGTCAAAAAATTTCGGTTCAGTGGCAGTATTTTTGTAAAATTGCTGATATGCTACTATATAGTTACGTTGTCACGGGATTTTGTATGAAATATCAACAATTAGAGAATCTAGAATGTGGCTGGAAGTGGGCTTATCTAGTAAAAAAACACCGTGAAGGTGAATTAATTACCCGTTATATAGAAAAAAGTGCCGCTGATGAAGTTATTGAGCAACTGTTGCTTCTTGAATCGCAACCATTAAAAGTTTTAGAGTGGATTGATCTGCATATGAATCCTGATTTATCTAATCGGATGAAGCAAACTATTCGTGCTCGTAGAAAGCGTTATTTTAATGCTGAGCATCAACATACACGCAAAAAATCAATCGACTTAACGTTTAAAGTTTGGCAACGTTTATCTGCATTGTCACAACGAAGAGGGATCACATTATCAGAAACGATAGTGCAATTAATTGAAGATGCAGAGCGAAAAGAACAATATGCATTGAAAGTGCATAGTTTAAAAGATGGGCTTATTGAGTTATTAGAACGCGATAAAGAAAAATGAGTTGCATTAATTTTGGTTAACCGACTTTGATAATTTATTTTTATAGTTGTTTTTGTTCTCTGTTTTTATTGTGATATTTCATACCTGTTCGAAAACATTTTTGTCTTTATGTTCCTACCTTAATTTTATCTCTATAAAGAAAAACCCTGCCATTGGCAGGGTTTTGAATTCATCAACAGTAGATTATTCTACTATATGAATTATTGACCAGGTTGAACAACAACTTCAGTTGTACCTTGGATTTCAATTTCAACACGACGGTCTGGCGCTAAGCAATCGATCAGAGCTGAACGAGCTTTAACGTTGTCACATGTGTTGCCAGTAACTGGATTTTCTTTACCACGACCTTCTGCAGAGATGCTGTTTGCAGGGATACCTTTAGATACCAGGTAATCAACTACAGATTGAGCACGTTTTTCTGACAGAGGCAGGTTGTAGTTTTGTGAACCGATACGGTCAGTGTAACCAATAACTACTACACGACCTTGAGTTGGGTCGATGTTAGCCAGTTCATTGTACAGACCATTCAGAGCTTCTTGACCTTCAGCTTTCAGAGTAGATTTGTTGAAGTTAAACAGAACGTCTGAACGCAGAGTAAAGGTTTTGTTCTCAACAACTGGAGCTGGAGCTACAACTGGAGCTGGAGCTACAACCGGAGCTGGAGTTTCTTGGTTGAAGCGGTAAGCAACACCAACACTCAGCATGCCATTATCTGGACGTGCATTCAGAGTACCTTTATCACCGATGTTGTTGATCCACTGATATTCAACACGGGTTGCGATGTTTGGAGTGATCGCGTATTCAGTACCTAATGCGAATACTGGAGAAACACCAGTGTCGTTATTAGAGAAACGTTCTTGTTTTGGAGATAAAGAAGTAGCGTTTTTAGTTGCAGAAGAATCTGCACGCCATACCATACCACCTAAACGTGTATAAACGTCTAAGTCATCCATTACTGGATAGCTTAATTTAGTGGTTAATTGGATACCTTGAGCACGGAATGCACCGTTGTCATATGAACCTTTATAAGTCATACGACCTAACCAGTCATAACCCAGTTCAAAACCTAAGTATTGGTTGTACTGATAACCAGCAAATGCACCTGCACCTAACTGATCACGGTGAGTGTTACCGTTACCGATAGAAGTTTCACCGAAATGGTTACTAGTACCTTGGTATTGAGACCAACCTAATTTACCACCAGTATACCAGGTATTGTCTTTTGGAGCTGCTTGCGCTGCAGTTGCGAAAGCTGCCACTGCCACTGCTAATGCGATAGCTGTCTTTTTCATTTTACGCCTCGTTATCATCCAAGTTAGGCATTTGGCTTTAAGCCTTATTATTTGCCCTTGGTTAAATTATTGTTAGGAATCCAATGCTTTCATCAAATGATGATCCCAAAAATGGGATTTAAAGCATAACCTTAACGACATAAAGTCTACAATGAACTTAAAAAGTTACAAGTAATCCTTTAAAATTCGACTTAAAATTTTAAAAAGATCCGCCTTATTCCACAATGGGAAAGATTCTGTATTTTTGTTAAATTTATTGTAACTATATGATTTAGGTTATAAATACATTTGACTTATCTTAAATGATATCAGGGCATCTTGAGTATTAGGAAAACTCTTAAATTTCACTAATGGTAGTGAATTGAATGAATTTTTACGGAATTCAAATGTCGTTTAGATGCATTACTACTTTCTAAATGGATATTCGTATTAATTTGCTGTCGCATAATAAACCCGAGGGTTTTTCCTTTACTGGCAGCAGATTCTAACCGTTTCATCTCTTCTGACGATATTTCTGGTAACCAACCGAGTACTACACTGTAATTACCACTCATCAGTGCTTTTTCCATTAAATCAACAGTGGTTATCATATTTATATGATTTAATTGGATTATTTTGTTAAGTGGTAATCCTGCATTTTTTAACCAAGTACGATTTAGCTTTTGTTGTGGGTTTAACCACAATAACCAGCGTGATTCATGACTATACTGTTTCAATAGTGGTAAAAGTATGTGATTAATGACGAGCGGATTTTGGTAGAGGAGTTCACTCACCATGCCTTGTTTATTATTACTATCGTAAGTCGCCACTGTTGAAGGGATAGATAGAGGTAATACCTCATTTGAGATCTCTTGGAGAATGGCGTTCTGTCTTGTCGGAGATGATGTTGAGAGTTTCATATTTACCTCGTTCCATATGCACTGTATGAATATACAGTATCTCTATATTTCGCTTAAATCAAGCTCATTTTTTTGAAAGTTCCTCTCAAATTTCATGTAAATCTCTATTTTTAAGTCGTTAACTATTGGCAATAAAAAGGAAATTCTTTATTGTCTTTCTTGCTATGTCTTATGCATGTTTTTGAATTCAAAGATAAAATTTAATCTTAAAATTTGTGTTGGAGTTTCAATGTTATTTTTACCTGAGCAAAGGAAGGCTCATTTGTTATCGCGTATTGCGCAATATGGAGAGTTAACGACAAAGTCTCAATTTGGTGGTGTTAGCTTAATGATTGATGAGGTTATGTTTGCTATCACGTCTGGTAATGAGTTTTATTTAAAAGGAAGTGGTTTTTTAGAAACTCTCTATAAGGCAACAAAAATGAGTTCCTATACCTATTTGAAAAAAGGAATTCCTATCATATTGCGTTATTACCACATAACGGATTCGTTATGGGAAAATCAGCAAAAATTAGATCAATATATTGATATGTCATATCACTACAGTATTCAAGAATATTTAGGGCAACGAAAGAAGCCTTGCAGAATAAAAGACTTACCTAATCTAGGTGTGATATTAGAAAAAAGATTGAATCAAATTGGTATTAATCAAGTTGAAGAACTGCGCTTAATCGGTGCTAAAGCGTGTTATCTAAAACTAATGCATAGCCAAAATTTGAGAAATAGTGAACTTTTACTTTCATTGGCAGGAGCAATTGTTGGGTGCCATCGTTCAGTATTGCCTAGTCAACTTAAAATGGAGTTATTAAATTGGTATAACGAATTGTCTTTTCAATAAGATAAAAGTAATGACCGTTATTTTCTCTAATGTGCTTATGGGAATTAGAGAAAATAACGTCAATTAGAGATTAGACTTGAGGTTGATGTAGGCTATTTGATTCGCTTTGCTCAATAATTTGGATACAACTAATAATTTGTGGCAGTAAATCTAATAGTAATCGGATTTGAGTGAGTACTAATTGAATACGAGGATTATCTGAATTAGGTAATAGATTGATCCTTTCAATTAATTCTACATGAGATTGCTTAACCTCTTCATTTTGAAGTTTTTTTCGACGTAAAGCCGAATCGATATAACAAACAGTATCATTAAGCAAAGTGAGTACATTCTCATCTTCTATTTTTGAACGATGAACGCCAAGTGCAGAAATATAACTGAGTAAAGTATGATTTAAGCAAAGCAACTGGAAAGCGACTTCTTGGAAAGCTTGATAACTTTTTGGCTCTGATGACATATTGGAGATCAGTGATGCTAACTCACCATCACTGCTATGGGCATTTCGACGAGCAATTCGATAACTCAAGCTATTATCTTTTCCTTGGTAATACTGAATAAGGATGGCATCAAGATAATAGCAGTTATTTGTCATTGTTTTTTGAATAACAACAGGCAATTGGCGGAATTTCCAATCAGGCCAAATAAAGCTGACGGCAAACCATGCTATAGCACAGCCTATCAAGGTATCGATAATACGAGGGAGGGCAACGTCATAGCCTTCACCCAGTAAATTGAAGCTTAATAAAACCAATAAAGTAATAAATAGTGTTGCATGTGCATATTGTATGGTTCTAAATGCGAAAAAGAGCGTACCAGTTATCACAATTAAAACTAACTGACCTTCGATTGAAGGAACAAAATATAAAATAGGGAAACCGATTAAAATACCAATAATAGTACCACTCACACGTAAGGTAAGACGTCGA
Protein-coding sequences here:
- the pqiB gene encoding intermembrane transport protein PqiB; its protein translation is MTEKNKTALTEAKINKLKSWSPVWIIPLVTLLIGAWILYYHFSHQGPEVTLITYNADGIEAGKTKIKSRSVDIGLVESVTLDSNFSRVIIKARLDNEMKELLRADTAFWVVKPQVGKEGVTGLGTLLSGAYIELQPGLKGKEENEFNLLDSPPLASPDAKGIRINLVSERAGQLNAGDPVLFRGYQVGSVETSEFNIDKRDMHYQLFIKAPYDKMVTSNVRFWKDSGIAFDMSSSGVRVEMASLSTLFSGGVSFDVPAGWGPGDPIAPKTEFKLYDNEKSIQNSLYTDYRSYIMFFSDSVRGLQAGAPVEFRGIRMGTVVQVPYYTKGMQQSLDKDFRIPVLIHVEPERFANDVGESFDFVKEIANASNNGLRASLKSGNLLTGALYIDLDFYPDEMQWKGPQDVAGYQQIPTVSSGLAQIQQKVMTSLDKINNLPVEPMLKEMTATLSESQKAVSEAKETLKSLNAMIGSDEFRNLPNDIQQSLKEINRSMQGFQPGSPAYGKMIDNMQQLDQVLREMQPLLKTLNNKSNALIFEAKEGKDPEPKRAEK
- a CDS encoding ABC transporter ATP-binding protein, giving the protein MPLISLTGAYLSFSDAPLLDNTDLFIEENERVCLVGRNGAGKSTLLRVLSKEQPLDDGQVVYEQDLVTARLQQDPPRDIEGTIFDFVAEGVEEDAKYLTAYHHISKLIETDPSDKNLNKMAELQEVLDSRNLWLLDSRIAEVLEKLGLDGEAELSSLSGGWLRKAALGRALVSAPRVLFLDEPTNHLDIETILWLEKFLKDFQGSIVFISHDRSFIRNMATRIIDLDRGKLSSWPGNYDKYLESKEEALRVEEQQNAEFDRKLAQEEAWIRQGIKARRTRNEGRVRALKALRVERSERREVLGSARMQVEEATRSGKIVFELEDVNYSIGTRKLVRDFSAKVQRGDKIALVGPNGCGKTTLLKLMLGDLKADSGRVHCGTKLEVAYFDQHRAALDPDKTVMDNLAEGKQEVMVNGRPRHVLGYLQDFLFPPKRAMTPVRALSGGERNRLLLARLFLKPSNLLILDEPTNDLDVETLELLEELVDAYQGTVLLVSHDREFVDNSVTECWIFEGDGVINSYVGGYFDAQQQRAQSVSLKSEAKKSRNAPEKAEKEAKAKDSSKKNTRTNKLSYHLTRELEQLPAKLESLETELSALQEEVSGADFFTRPHEETEKVLKALADKEQELETAFDRWQELELMQNGE
- the rmf gene encoding ribosome modulation factor; this encodes MKRQKRDRLARALSKGYQAGMQGRSKELCPYFAIDARSHWLGGWRQAMEDRPSLVK
- the pqiC gene encoding membrane integrity-associated transporter subunit PqiC — translated: MKYIIGIFVLMLTACSSQTNKTYYQLPDVYQGGVSEHVSVTQSAKKPQIWVQPIRLSNMLVNAGIVYQTTDINYTVANQHLWINPLDQQLQQNLISGLTKALPDTVVANQPVEDNLAKLTVTVNYFQGRYDGQVIISGDWIYTENNKVINQPFSLVLTQTEDGYPALVRTLGQGWEQVVSDIAKAIQAQY
- the pqiA gene encoding membrane integrity-associated transporter subunit PqiA codes for the protein MCSGQQHRHEHKHEQILCPQCDLVVSVPQLVQGTKATCPRCHTVLTARWRQPFYQPVALAISALFMLLMASQFTFVSMEVAGIANNVTLMQIPTVMFSENYVELGAFFLLFVQIVPAFCMVAILLLCTPIQLPRKLQIWLSRILFQLKSWCMAEIFLAGILVSFVKLMAYGDIGLGLSFLPYVLYCLFQIRAFQCLDRHTLWEKLEPRPSYPDIESGKSGLKQGVRLCRSCTAILPADQYECSRCEVKGHARRPKSLQWTVSLLITSLILYIPANLLPIMVTESLGNNIYSTIMAGVILLWEDGSYPVAMVIFIASIMVPSLKMVAIAWLCWDAHKSNGKRDPARMHFLYEVVEYVGRWSMIDVFVIAVLASLVRMGRLMSIYPDFGVVLFALVVVLTMFSAMMFDPRLTWDKCTTDDDKPTIKEPKGD
- a CDS encoding ASCH domain-containing protein, which encodes MLKILKKKYPTAISWSFGDNAQLADELAMLVVEGKKTATCSSLNGFFSDSVIPVIGGFNIILNSQNEPVCVIRTRSLQLIRFDEVTEELAKREGEGDLSLAHWQEGHKEFFSREGTFSEDMELVFEEFELIEVCKRC